In Limibacter armeniacum, a single window of DNA contains:
- a CDS encoding aminotransferase class V-fold PLP-dependent enzyme, with product MTLQDYFNKYREQIIGVDQTFETPYGTQKILYADWTASGRQFKSIEDRLVKNLAAFVGNTHTETTVTGSSMTQAYHKALQVIKKHVNASSDDVIIAYGTGMTGVVNKFQRILGLKINEKHKKQITITPEDKPVVFITHMEHHSNQTSWLETIADVEIIPADDNGLVKPSNLLPLLEKYQDRRLKIASVTACSNVTGIETPYHEVAEIMHQHNGLCFVDFACSAPYVDIDMHPKNPMQKLDAIFFSPHKFLGGPATPGIIVFDKSLYSNAVPDNPGGGTVDWTNPWMEHKYVDNIEAREDGGTPGFMQAIKAAFCAKLKDEMGTENILKREKELMNILWDGMIKTDGLHILADHIKERLGIISFYIEGLHHNLAVKLLNDKFGIQVRGGCSCAGTYGHYLLQVSQEKSKYITDLINSGDLSLKPGWVRMSIHPTMTDEEAHYLVDAVSQLAQNHTEWIKDYNYSNKTNEYTHISDDSFEKELAESWFNEPFA from the coding sequence ATGACGCTTCAGGACTATTTCAATAAATACAGAGAGCAGATCATAGGAGTTGATCAGACTTTCGAGACACCATACGGAACTCAGAAAATCTTATATGCAGACTGGACTGCCAGTGGTCGTCAGTTCAAATCAATTGAGGACAGACTGGTTAAAAACCTCGCTGCTTTTGTAGGTAATACACACACTGAGACAACCGTCACTGGTTCAAGTATGACACAGGCATACCATAAAGCATTACAGGTCATCAAAAAGCACGTAAATGCTTCTTCAGATGACGTGATCATTGCCTATGGAACAGGTATGACCGGAGTTGTCAATAAGTTTCAGCGAATATTGGGACTTAAGATCAATGAGAAACACAAAAAGCAGATAACCATTACGCCTGAAGATAAACCTGTAGTGTTTATCACACATATGGAGCACCACTCCAACCAAACTTCATGGCTGGAAACAATTGCTGACGTGGAAATCATTCCTGCAGATGACAATGGCTTGGTAAAACCGAGCAATCTTTTGCCTTTACTGGAGAAATATCAGGACAGAAGGCTGAAAATTGCTTCCGTAACAGCTTGCTCAAATGTGACAGGAATTGAAACCCCATATCACGAAGTTGCTGAAATCATGCACCAGCACAACGGACTTTGTTTCGTGGACTTTGCTTGTTCGGCTCCTTATGTTGATATCGACATGCACCCAAAGAACCCAATGCAAAAGCTGGATGCAATTTTCTTCTCTCCACATAAGTTTTTGGGAGGTCCTGCTACTCCAGGTATTATTGTCTTCGACAAGAGCCTTTACTCTAACGCAGTTCCTGACAACCCAGGTGGTGGCACAGTTGACTGGACTAACCCTTGGATGGAACACAAATATGTGGACAATATTGAAGCAAGAGAAGATGGGGGAACTCCTGGCTTTATGCAGGCAATAAAAGCGGCATTCTGTGCTAAGCTTAAGGATGAAATGGGAACAGAAAATATTCTTAAGCGTGAGAAAGAGCTTATGAATATCTTATGGGATGGCATGATCAAAACTGATGGCTTGCATATTCTCGCAGACCACATCAAAGAAAGACTGGGTATTATTTCATTCTATATCGAAGGACTTCACCACAACTTGGCTGTAAAACTTCTGAACGACAAGTTTGGAATTCAGGTAAGAGGTGGGTGCTCTTGTGCCGGTACTTACGGTCACTACTTACTGCAAGTATCTCAAGAGAAATCAAAATACATTACAGACCTGATTAACAGTGGAGATTTGTCTCTCAAACCAGGTTGGGTCCGTATGTCTATTCACCCTACCATGACTGATGAGGAAGCTCATTACTTGGTAGATGCAGTATCTCAATTGGCTCAGAATCATACAGAGTGGATCAAAGATTACAACTACAGTAATAAGACCAACGAGTATACCCATATCTCGGATGATTCCTTTGAAAAGGAGCTTGCTGAGAGCTGGTTTAATGAGCCTTTTGCTTAA
- a CDS encoding HIRAN domain-containing protein, translated as MTLFNYLLPILLCILIILLLQKRRKLNKVRKQKATEEALYQNYIKKFHKVTAEQKLPLEYTNIVGTRYKNEDGTERQDLIKKAKIGDRLLLLPDELNPHDKDAVKVIRLNGDQLGFIDMDQSLELKSRMLSGSRVDARIEEIKQVKGTLNVKISLQKYSRKQQVKSK; from the coding sequence ATGACGCTGTTCAACTACCTATTACCTATTCTCCTATGTATTTTGATAATTCTGTTGCTACAAAAAAGGAGAAAACTGAATAAGGTTCGCAAACAAAAAGCCACAGAAGAGGCTCTATACCAGAATTATATAAAGAAATTCCACAAGGTCACTGCCGAACAAAAATTACCATTAGAGTACACCAACATCGTGGGTACACGGTATAAAAATGAGGATGGTACTGAAAGGCAAGATCTAATCAAAAAAGCAAAAATTGGTGACAGGCTTTTATTACTTCCTGATGAATTGAATCCACATGACAAAGATGCCGTCAAAGTCATCAGGCTTAATGGAGATCAGTTAGGTTTTATAGATATGGACCAGTCACTTGAATTAAAATCAAGAATGCTTTCCGGTTCTAGAGTAGATGCTCGTATTGAAGAAATCAAGCAAGTTAAAGGAACACTGAACGTCAAGATTTCATTGCAGAAATACAGTAGGAAACAACAAGTTAAAAGTAAATAA
- a CDS encoding YceI family protein, which produces MKKQLMTITAAALVAFGAISCNKATQQENTSSVEVAETKTEKQVFTFDKANTSVLWTAFKFTEKAGVGGKFDEFEVTPKVTSAESPMAIMNALTFSIPVSSVNSSNPDRDGKLREHFFGKMANTEAITGTIKAVEGDDKAGTATVTVKLNDVEKDLSMKYTVSEKEDDAPGTIRLTGTIDVAEFGATPALEALNGVCEDLHKGSDGKSVLWPTVDVVVKSVLSTTAL; this is translated from the coding sequence ATGAAAAAACAATTAATGACCATCACTGCTGCTGCTTTAGTAGCATTTGGAGCAATAAGCTGCAACAAAGCAACACAACAAGAAAATACTTCATCTGTTGAAGTTGCTGAAACAAAAACCGAAAAGCAGGTTTTCACATTTGACAAAGCCAATACAAGTGTTTTGTGGACTGCTTTCAAATTTACTGAAAAAGCAGGTGTGGGTGGAAAATTTGACGAGTTTGAAGTAACACCTAAAGTGACAAGTGCTGAGTCTCCAATGGCTATCATGAACGCTCTGACTTTTAGCATTCCTGTAAGCAGCGTTAACTCTAGCAACCCTGACAGAGATGGTAAATTGCGTGAGCACTTCTTCGGTAAAATGGCCAATACTGAAGCGATTACAGGAACAATTAAAGCAGTAGAAGGCGACGACAAAGCAGGTACTGCTACTGTTACAGTAAAACTGAATGACGTAGAGAAAGACCTGTCAATGAAGTATACAGTTAGTGAAAAAGAAGATGACGCTCCTGGCACTATCAGACTAACAGGCACAATCGACGTAGCTGAATTTGGTGCAACTCCTGCACTGGAAGCATTGAACGGTGTTTGTGAAGATCTTCACAAAGGATCTGACGGCAAGAGCGTACTTTGGCCAACTGTTGACGTAGTAGTGAAATCAGTACTTTCAACTACTGCTCTGTAA